The sequence below is a genomic window from Neomicrococcus aestuarii.
AAGCCGCCTTGACGGCATCAAGGTGGTTCTGGATTGCGCGCACGGCGCAGCCTCTGGTTGCTCCCCAGAAGCGTTCAAAGCAGCCGGCGCAGACGTCATGGTGATCGGTGCAGAACCGGACGGCCTCAACATCAACGAAGGCTACGGATCTACCCACCTCGAAAAGCTTCAGGAAGCAGTGGTGTCCTTTGGTGCGGATCTCGGCATCGCGCACGACGGTGACGCCGACCGCTGCCTCGCCGTGGATCACGAAGGCAATGTTGTCAACGGTGATCAGATCATGGCAATTTTGGCTATCGCAGCCAAGGAAGCCGGAAAGCTCAAGGACGACACGCTCGTGGCCACTGTCATGAGCAACCTGGGCCTCAAGATCGCCATGAAGAACAACGGCATCAATGTCGTAGAAACCGGCGTGGGGGACCGTTACGTGCTGGAAGCTATGCGCGCCAATGGCTACAACCTCGGCGGCGAACAGTCCGGACACGTCATCATGGCGGACCACGCCACCACCGGAGACGGCGTTCTTACGGGCCTCCACCTGGCAGCTCGTGTGGCGGTTACCGGATCAACGTTGAAGGACCTTGCCGGCGTCGTGAACGTCCTCCCGCAGGTGCTGATCAACGTCAAGGGTGTCGACAAAGCTCAAGTGACGGCTAACGAGGGCGTTCAGCGCGCGATCGCGGTTGCGGAGGCAGAGCTGGGGGACACCGGACGTGTGTTGCTCCGTCCTTCCGGAACCGAACCTGTTGTCCGCGTCATGGTGGAAGCCTCTACTGAAGAGCACGCTCGCGAGGTCTGCACCAAGCTCGCGTCTGTCGTCAGCGAAGAGCTCGCCCTCTAATCTAAGAAGAATTTGCTTCGGGAAACCGTTCACTCGTGCTTTTAGCATCGAGTGGACGGTTTTTCTTTGTGCTGAACCCCTCGTCCAGGTTAGATCCAATCCGAGCGGCCACAAAGCTACAACCTCCCAAACATCCATAGCCACCCCACCCCATGCGCGGCCACTTTGCTACAAGTTCTTCGCGTTTCCTAGCTGCAAAGTGTTCTCACAGGGGAGCGGCTTGTAGAGAAGTGGCCTCACAGGGCGCGAGATGAGGTCGAGAAAGGGTACAGAGAGTTTCGGCTACCTGCAATTCAGCACGACGACGTTGGGCTCGGTCAGTCTGTAGCCACAGTTGCGTGGTTGGAAGGGGCGGGCGTGAAGAATTGGGTCCAAAGACGTGGGCACAAAAAAATGGCTCCGAACCCGGAGGTTCGGAGCCATTCGAAACTAACTAGTGACTAGTTGATGCGACCCTTGAGGGAATCGCGGATTTCGGTAAGAAGAACGGTGTTTGGGTCTGCAGCTGCTTCTTCTGGCGTGATGCCAAGACGAGCGTTGCGACGCTCGATCATCTTGTTCATTGGAAGAACGATGACGAAGTAGATTGCGAGAGCGATGAGCAAGAAGTTGACCACTGCGGTCAAGAATGCGCCGATCTGAACCTGGCCGAAGACCAAGAACTGATCGAAGTTAGGCGAGCCCACCAGCATGCTGATGAGCGGCATGATGATTTTGTCGACGAGTGAGGTCACTACGGCGCCGAAAGCGCCACCCATAACCACGGCAACGGCCAAATCTACGACGTTGCCTTTCATGATGAAGTCTTTAAATCCCTGAAGCATGTTCCCAATGTAACAGATAGGTCACGAAAGTGGAAAAGCTTACACTATATGCTTTTTGTGCGATAAGTCATATCTATAACTTGGGGCTAAATCTTTCTTAACAACATGCGATGCACAGCGTGTTGCGCGTTCTTGGTTAGAACCAGTGTGGCTCGGCCACGAGTAGGCAAGACGTTTTCCCTCAGGTTCGGCTCGTTGATGCGCTTCCAAATGTCGGCCGCAGTCTCAAAAGCTTCGGCATCGGTGAACGTGGAGTAACGGTGGAAATAGGATGCGGGATCGGCGAATGCTCCTTGGCGAAGCTTCATGAAACGGTCGATGTACCAGTTTTCGATGTCCTGGGTGCGCGCGTCCACGTAGATAGAGAAGTCGAAGAAGTCGGAAAGACCCAGTCCGGCGGTTCCATCACCGCGCGTCCTGGCCGGCGCGAGAACATTGAGGCCCTCCACGATTAGGACATCGGGGCGGCGAACGACAACCTGCTTGCCCGGAACGATGTCATAGGAGAGGTGTGAGTACCAAGGTGCGGTTACTTCTTCTGCCCCAGATTTCACGTCGGCAACAAATTTCAGAAGACGACGGCGATCGTAGGATTCCGGGAATCCCTTGCGGTTCATGATGCCGCGTTCTTGGAGGACGGCATTGGGGTACAAAAATCCATCCGTGGTGATGAGCTCTACATTCGGAGTTCCGGGCCAGCGGCGAAGAAGCTCTTGCAAAACGCGCGACGTCGTGGACTTTCCTACTGCCACGGAACCAGCAACACCAATAACGTACGGGGTGCGTCTGGTCGATTCACCGAGGAAGGTGTTTGTTGCCCGATGTAGATGCCCGGCGGCCGCTACGTACAGATTAAGAAGTCTGGAGAGTGGGAGATAGACCTCGCGGATCTCAGCGAGGTTTAGTTCTTCGCCGAGACCGGATAGCCGCTGAACGTCATTGTCGTTTAGGGGTTGTTCGAGCTGGTCGGACAGGCGCGCCCACGTTTCACGATCCAATTCCACAAACGGTGACAAGCTACCGCCGCTGCTACCTTGTGGAGCGCGGCGAGTTGGCACGGTGGGGAATTCACTCATTCGGGCAATTGTGCCGAGTTTTCGCGGCTGGTGCCACTTGAGGCGGTGAGTCGGGTCGCCATAAGCGCTTTTAGAGCGTCATGGTTCCTTCTTTGACTCGTCACGGTTCCACCTATTGCCACTACAGTTGCTCATTAATTGCTATTCAATGTGAGCAATCACGTGTTCACCGTCAGCGGTGAGAACCATAGTTAAGACTAAAGACAGGTAATCTAGAGCGCATGTGCGGAATTGTTGGATATGTCGGTCTGCCCTCTGTCGGTGAGCACCAAGCTCTCGATGTAGTGATGGAGGGGTTGCGCCGTTTGGAATATCGCGGATACGACTCCGCTGGTGTAGCTGTTGTCGCCGATGGTGACATTGAGATGCGTAAGAAGGCGGGCAAACTCGCCAACCTGGCCGGAGAAATTGAATCTCACCCGCTCAAGGATTCCCTGACGGGCATTGGCCACACTCGTTGGGCCACTCATGGCGGTCCTACGGACTCAAACGCTCACCCTCACCTGGCTGATGGTGACAAGTTGGCCGTGATTCACAACGGCATCATCGAGAACTTCTCAGAATTGAAGAAGTCCTTGGTAGAGAAGGGTCGCACCTTCAAGTCCGAAACCGACACCGAAGTTGCCGCTGTTTTGCTGGGCGACATTTACAACGGTGCCGGCGAGAAGAACCTTCAGAAGTCCATGCAGCTTGCTTGCCAGCAGCTCGAAGGTGCTTTCACCCTTTTGGCCATCCACGCGGATCAGCCAGGCGTCGTGGTTGCCGCTCGTCGTAACTCGCCACTCGTGGTGGGCCTGGGCGACGGGGAGAACTTCTTGGGCTCGGATGTTTCCGGCTTCATTGACTTCACGCGTCGCGCTGTGGAGCTGGGTCAGGACCAGATCGTGACCATCACGCCGGAATCCCACACCATTACCGATTTCTTTGGCAACCCAGCATCCGGTAAAGAATTCACCGTGGACTGGGACGCTGCAGCCGCCGAAAAGGACGGCTACGAGTCCTTCATGGAAAAGGAAATCAACGAGCAGCCACACGCTGTGGCAGACACCCTACTGGGTCGCTCTGATTCCACCGGAAAGCTCACGCTCGACGAGCTGCGCATTGACCCGGAAGAACTCGCCAAGATTTCCAAGATCATTGTGCTCGCGTGCGGTACCTCCGCTTACGCAGGCCAGGTAGCCAAGTACGCCATCGAACACTGGTGCCGTATCCCGGTAGAAGTTGAGCTCTCCCACGAGTTCCGCTACCGCGATCCAATTGTGGATGCATCCACCCTTATTGTGAGCATCTCCCAGTCCGGTGAAACCATGGACACTTTGATGGCTGTTCGTTACGCCAAGGAGCAGGGTGCAAAGACCCTCTCTATCTGTAACACCAACGGCTCCACGATTCCTCGCGAGTCTGACGCCGTGCTTTACACGCACGCCGGCCCGGAAATCGCTGTGGCGTCCACGAAGGCTTTCTTGGCTCAGATCACGGCAACGTACTTGCTGGGACTCTACCTGGCGCAGATTCGCGGAAACTTGTTCTCCGGCGAAATCAAGGACATCCTCGCTGATCTCGCGGACATCCCGCAGAAGATCCAGCAGGTTCTTGACCGTTCGGAGCAGATCAAGGAACTTGCCCGCTCGATGTCCGACGCTGAGTCGGTGCTCTTCCTGGGCCGTCACGTGGGATACCCCGTGGCAATGGAAGGTGCTCTCAAGCTCAAGGAGCTGGCATACATCCACGCTGAGGGCTTCGCCGCTGGCGAGCTCAAGCACGGTCCGATTGCCTTGATCGACGAAGGCAAGCCAGTGTTCGTGGTGGTTCCATCCCCACGCGGCCGCCACTCGATGCACT
It includes:
- the glmM gene encoding phosphoglucosamine mutase — its product is MTRLFGTDGVRGKANELITPELAMQLAQAAAVVLGFNESEPGRRPVAVVAKDPRISGGFISAAIEAGLSSSGIEVQDAGTLPTPAAAYLVADLGADFGVMISASHNPAPDNGIKFLARGGEKLTDAQEDAIEAQLNVAPLRPVGAEVGTVARFADAEDRYVVHLLQSMPSRLDGIKVVLDCAHGAASGCSPEAFKAAGADVMVIGAEPDGLNINEGYGSTHLEKLQEAVVSFGADLGIAHDGDADRCLAVDHEGNVVNGDQIMAILAIAAKEAGKLKDDTLVATVMSNLGLKIAMKNNGINVVETGVGDRYVLEAMRANGYNLGGEQSGHVIMADHATTGDGVLTGLHLAARVAVTGSTLKDLAGVVNVLPQVLINVKGVDKAQVTANEGVQRAIAVAEAELGDTGRVLLRPSGTEPVVRVMVEASTEEHAREVCTKLASVVSEELAL
- the mscL gene encoding large conductance mechanosensitive channel protein MscL produces the protein MLQGFKDFIMKGNVVDLAVAVVMGGAFGAVVTSLVDKIIMPLISMLVGSPNFDQFLVFGQVQIGAFLTAVVNFLLIALAIYFVIVLPMNKMIERRNARLGITPEEAAADPNTVLLTEIRDSLKGRIN
- the coaA gene encoding type I pantothenate kinase; amino-acid sequence: MSEFPTVPTRRAPQGSSGGSLSPFVELDRETWARLSDQLEQPLNDNDVQRLSGLGEELNLAEIREVYLPLSRLLNLYVAAAGHLHRATNTFLGESTRRTPYVIGVAGSVAVGKSTTSRVLQELLRRWPGTPNVELITTDGFLYPNAVLQERGIMNRKGFPESYDRRRLLKFVADVKSGAEEVTAPWYSHLSYDIVPGKQVVVRRPDVLIVEGLNVLAPARTRGDGTAGLGLSDFFDFSIYVDARTQDIENWYIDRFMKLRQGAFADPASYFHRYSTFTDAEAFETAADIWKRINEPNLRENVLPTRGRATLVLTKNAQHAVHRMLLRKI
- the glmS gene encoding glutamine--fructose-6-phosphate transaminase (isomerizing); protein product: MCGIVGYVGLPSVGEHQALDVVMEGLRRLEYRGYDSAGVAVVADGDIEMRKKAGKLANLAGEIESHPLKDSLTGIGHTRWATHGGPTDSNAHPHLADGDKLAVIHNGIIENFSELKKSLVEKGRTFKSETDTEVAAVLLGDIYNGAGEKNLQKSMQLACQQLEGAFTLLAIHADQPGVVVAARRNSPLVVGLGDGENFLGSDVSGFIDFTRRAVELGQDQIVTITPESHTITDFFGNPASGKEFTVDWDAAAAEKDGYESFMEKEINEQPHAVADTLLGRSDSTGKLTLDELRIDPEELAKISKIIVLACGTSAYAGQVAKYAIEHWCRIPVEVELSHEFRYRDPIVDASTLIVSISQSGETMDTLMAVRYAKEQGAKTLSICNTNGSTIPRESDAVLYTHAGPEIAVASTKAFLAQITATYLLGLYLAQIRGNLFSGEIKDILADLADIPQKIQQVLDRSEQIKELARSMSDAESVLFLGRHVGYPVAMEGALKLKELAYIHAEGFAAGELKHGPIALIDEGKPVFVVVPSPRGRHSMHSKVVSNIQEVRARGAKTLVIAEENDESVQQFAEWVFYVPETKTLLMPLLATVPLQIFACELARQKGYDVDQPRNLAKSVTVE